The genomic interval CGTCGTCGGTTACACCCGGGACCTAAAACCGATCCGCGCATCGGACCTCAACGCCCACGGCTCGATGACGGTGCTCCTGAAAGACGCCCTGAAGCCCAACCTGGCGCAGACCTTGGAGAACAACCCGGCATTCATCCACGGCGGTCCCTTCGCCAACATCGCGCACGGGTGCAATTCCGTGATCGCCACCAAGACAGCGCTCAAGCTGTCGGATTACGTCGTGACCGAGGCCGGATTCGGGGCCGATCTCGGGGCCGAGAAGTTCATCGACATCAAGTGCCGCAAGTCCGGGTTGAGACCGGACGCGGTGGTGATCGTGGCGACCATCCGGGCGCTCAAGTTCCACGGCGGCGTCGATCTCAAGTCGCTCAACGTCGAAAACCTGCCGGCCGTGGAGAAAGGCCTCGCCAACCTGGAGCGCCATGTCCACAACGTGCGCAACCACTTCGGCCTTCCCTGCATCGTGTCCATCAATCATTTCACCCACGATACCCCGGCCGAGCTCGATCTCGTCAAGAAAAAGATGGCACACCACGAGGCACCCGTGGTCGTGGCCCGCCACTGGGCCGATGGCGGCGCCGGGGCCGAGGATCTGGCCCGCACCGTCGTCGAGGTGATCGACCGGGTGCCGGCGGTTTTCCGCTTCGTCTACGAGGATTCGGCCACGCTGTGGGAGAAGGTGACAACGATCGCCACCAAGATCTACGGGGCGCGCGGGGTCACCGCGGACGCCAAGGTGCGGGGCCAGATCCAGAGGCTCCAGGAGGACGGCTACGGCCATTACCCGGTGTGCGTCGCCAAGACACAGTACTCGTTCTCGACCGATCCCCAGCTACGCGGCGCTCCGTCCGGGCACGAGATCGGCGTTCGCGAGGTGCGGCTCTCGGCCGGTGCCGAGTTCGTGGTCATGGTCTGCGGCGACATCATGACCATGCCCGGCCTCCCCAAGGTCCCGGCGGCCGAGAAGATCGATATCAACGAGGTGGGCAAGGTGGTCGGATTGTTTTAGTCCGACGGCTCGCGCAATTGACCTGCGCGGCACGCGCGAGATCGTTGAGGCCGGCACATGCCGAATCGCGCAGGAGACTGGTTTCGACAGGCCGAGCGCGACCTGAAACAGGCCGTGGCCTCCGCCCGAGACGGTTTGCACGAGTGGGCGTGCTTCGCGGCCCAGCAAGCGGCCGAAAAAGCCGTCAAGGCCCTGCATCTCGCGCACGGCCAGGAGGCCTGGGGTCACGTGGTGGCACGTTTGCTCGCCCAGTTGCCCCTCGCCGTACCGCCCGATCTGATCGAAAAAGCGCGGGTACTGGACAACTATTACGTCCCGACCCGCTACGCCAACGGCCACCCCGAGGGCGCGCCTTTCCAGCATTACGGCGCCTTGCAAAGCGGCGGGGCCATCGATTATGCCCGTGAGATCCTTGACTTCGTCCGTCCTCAGATG from Pseudomonadota bacterium carries:
- a CDS encoding formate--tetrahydrofolate ligase, coding for MSDIEIAQQAKMRRIMELAQDRLGIPDDYLEPYGHYKAKLSLDYLDTIKDRPDGKLILVTAMTPTPAGEGKTTTTVGLGDALNRIGKKALICLREPSLGPVFGMKGGAAGGGYAQVVPMEDINLHFTGDFNAIGLANNLLAAMLDNHIHHSNALGFDLRRIAWKRVVDMNDRALRDLTVGLGGPGNGFPRQDGFDIVVASEVMAIFCLANSVEDLKKRLGNVVVGYTRDLKPIRASDLNAHGSMTVLLKDALKPNLAQTLENNPAFIHGGPFANIAHGCNSVIATKTALKLSDYVVTEAGFGADLGAEKFIDIKCRKSGLRPDAVVIVATIRALKFHGGVDLKSLNVENLPAVEKGLANLERHVHNVRNHFGLPCIVSINHFTHDTPAELDLVKKKMAHHEAPVVVARHWADGGAGAEDLARTVVEVIDRVPAVFRFVYEDSATLWEKVTTIATKIYGARGVTADAKVRGQIQRLQEDGYGHYPVCVAKTQYSFSTDPQLRGAPSGHEIGVREVRLSAGAEFVVMVCGDIMTMPGLPKVPAAEKIDINEVGKVVGLF
- a CDS encoding HEPN domain-containing protein encodes the protein MPNRAGDWFRQAERDLKQAVASARDGLHEWACFAAQQAAEKAVKALHLAHGQEAWGHVVARLLAQLPLAVPPDLIEKARVLDNYYVPTRYANGHPEGAPFQHYGALQSGGAIDYAREILDFVRPQMA